A region of Pongo pygmaeus isolate AG05252 chromosome 15, NHGRI_mPonPyg2-v2.0_pri, whole genome shotgun sequence DNA encodes the following proteins:
- the PAX9 gene encoding paired box protein Pax-9 isoform X3, translated as MEPAFGEVNQLGGVFVNGRPLPNAIRLRIVELAQLGIRPCDISRQLRVSHGCVSKILARYNETGSILPGAIGGSKPRVTTPTVVKHIRTYKQRDPGIFAWEIRDRLLADGVCDKYNVPSVSSISRILRNKIGNLAQQGHYDSYKQHQPTPQPALPYNHIYSYPSPITAAAAKVPTPPGVPAIPGSVAMPRTWPSSHSVTDILGIRSITDQAVSDSSPYHSPKVEEWSSLGRNNFPAAAPHAVNGLEKGALEQEAKYGQAPNGLPAVGSFVSASSMAPYPTPAQVSPYMTYSAAPSGYVAGHGWQHAGSTSLSPHNCDIPASLAFKGMQAAREGSHSVTASAL; from the exons ATGG AGCCAGCCTTCGGGGAGGTGAACCAGCTGGGAGGAGTGTTCGTGAACGGGAGGCCGCTGCCCAACGCCATCCGGCTTCGCATCGTGGAACTGGCCCAACTGGGCATCCGACCGTGTGACATCAGCCGCCAGCTACGGGTCTCGCACGGCTGCGTCAGCAAGATCCTGGCGCGATACAACGAGACGGGCTCGATCTTGCCAGGAGCAATCGGGGGCAGCAAGCCCCGGGTCACTACCCCCACCGTGGTGAAACACATCCGGACCTACAAGCAGAGAGACCCCGGCATCTTCGCCTGGGAGATCCGGGACCGCCTGCTGGCGGACGGCGTGTGCGACAAGTACAACGTGCCCTCCGTGAGCTCCATCAGCCGCATTCTGCGCAACAAGATCGGCAACTTGGCCCAGCAGGGTCATTACGACTCATACAAGCAGCACCAGCCGACGCCGCAGCCAGCGCTGCCCTACAACCACATCTACTCGTACCCCAGCCCTATCACGGCGGCGGCCGCCAAGGTGCCCACGCCACCCGGGGTGCCTGCCATCCCCGGTTCTGTGGCCATGCCGCGCACCTGGCCCTCCTCGCACTCCGTCACCGACATCCTGGGCATCCGCTCCATCACCGACCAAG CAGTGAGCGACAGCTCCCCCTACCACAGCCCCAAGGTGGAGGAGTGGAGCAGCCTGGGCCGCAACAACTTCCCCGCCGCCGCCCCGCACGCGGTGAACGGGTTGGAGAAGGGAGCCCTGGAGCAGGAAGCCAAGTACGGTCAG GCACCAAATGGTCTCCCAGCTGTGGGCAGTTTTGTGTCAGCATCCAGCATGGCTCCTTACCCTACCCCAGCCCAAGTGTCGCCTTACATGACCTACAGCGCTGCTCCTTCTGGTTATGTTGCTGGACATGGGTGGCAACATGCTGGCAGCACCTCGTTGTCTCCCCACAACTGTGACATTCCCGCATCGCTGGCGTTCAAGGGAATGCAGGCAGCCAGAGAAGGTAGTCATTCTGTCACGGCTTCTGCGCTCTGA
- the PAX9 gene encoding paired box protein Pax-9 isoform X4, which translates to MEPAFGEVNQLGGVFVNGRPLPNAIRLRIVELAQLGIRPCDISRQLRVSHGCVSKILARYNETGSILPGAIGGSKPRVTTPTVVKHIRTYKQRDPGIFAWEIRDRLLADGVCDKYNVPSVSSISRILRNKIGNLAQQGHYDSYKQHQPTPQPALPYNHIYSYPSPITAAAAKVPTPPGVPAIPGSVAMPRTWPSSHSVTDILGIRSITDQVSDSSPYHSPKVEEWSSLGRNNFPAAAPHAVNGLEKGALEQEAKYGQAPNGLPAVGSFVSASSMAPYPTPAQVSPYMTYSAAPSGYVAGHGWQHAGSTSLSPHNCDIPASLAFKGMQAAREGSHSVTASAL; encoded by the exons ATGG AGCCAGCCTTCGGGGAGGTGAACCAGCTGGGAGGAGTGTTCGTGAACGGGAGGCCGCTGCCCAACGCCATCCGGCTTCGCATCGTGGAACTGGCCCAACTGGGCATCCGACCGTGTGACATCAGCCGCCAGCTACGGGTCTCGCACGGCTGCGTCAGCAAGATCCTGGCGCGATACAACGAGACGGGCTCGATCTTGCCAGGAGCAATCGGGGGCAGCAAGCCCCGGGTCACTACCCCCACCGTGGTGAAACACATCCGGACCTACAAGCAGAGAGACCCCGGCATCTTCGCCTGGGAGATCCGGGACCGCCTGCTGGCGGACGGCGTGTGCGACAAGTACAACGTGCCCTCCGTGAGCTCCATCAGCCGCATTCTGCGCAACAAGATCGGCAACTTGGCCCAGCAGGGTCATTACGACTCATACAAGCAGCACCAGCCGACGCCGCAGCCAGCGCTGCCCTACAACCACATCTACTCGTACCCCAGCCCTATCACGGCGGCGGCCGCCAAGGTGCCCACGCCACCCGGGGTGCCTGCCATCCCCGGTTCTGTGGCCATGCCGCGCACCTGGCCCTCCTCGCACTCCGTCACCGACATCCTGGGCATCCGCTCCATCACCGACCAAG TGAGCGACAGCTCCCCCTACCACAGCCCCAAGGTGGAGGAGTGGAGCAGCCTGGGCCGCAACAACTTCCCCGCCGCCGCCCCGCACGCGGTGAACGGGTTGGAGAAGGGAGCCCTGGAGCAGGAAGCCAAGTACGGTCAG GCACCAAATGGTCTCCCAGCTGTGGGCAGTTTTGTGTCAGCATCCAGCATGGCTCCTTACCCTACCCCAGCCCAAGTGTCGCCTTACATGACCTACAGCGCTGCTCCTTCTGGTTATGTTGCTGGACATGGGTGGCAACATGCTGGCAGCACCTCGTTGTCTCCCCACAACTGTGACATTCCCGCATCGCTGGCGTTCAAGGGAATGCAGGCAGCCAGAGAAGGTAGTCATTCTGTCACGGCTTCTGCGCTCTGA
- the PAX9 gene encoding paired box protein Pax-9 isoform X2 produces MEPAFGEVNQLGGVFVNGRPLPNAIRLRIVELAQLGIRPCDISRQLRVSHGCVSKILARYNETGSILPGAIGGSKPRVTTPTVVKHIRTYKQRDPGIFAWEIRDRLLADGVCDKYNVPSVSSISRILRNKIGNLAQQGHYDSYKQHQPTPQPALPYNHIYSYPSPITAAAAKVPTPPGVPAIPGSVAMPRTWPSSHSVTDILGIRSITDQVSDSSPYHSPKVEEWSSLGRNNFPAAAPHAVNGLEKGALEQEAKYGQAPNGLPAVGSFVSASSMAPYPTPAQVSPYMTYSAAPSGYVAGHGWQHAGSTSLSPHNCDIPASLAFKGMQAAREGDFLATSLSLFGGGLLGLLDLDLPPNFVYAVKASTSHEGHFLSTAEDTKNR; encoded by the exons ATGG AGCCAGCCTTCGGGGAGGTGAACCAGCTGGGAGGAGTGTTCGTGAACGGGAGGCCGCTGCCCAACGCCATCCGGCTTCGCATCGTGGAACTGGCCCAACTGGGCATCCGACCGTGTGACATCAGCCGCCAGCTACGGGTCTCGCACGGCTGCGTCAGCAAGATCCTGGCGCGATACAACGAGACGGGCTCGATCTTGCCAGGAGCAATCGGGGGCAGCAAGCCCCGGGTCACTACCCCCACCGTGGTGAAACACATCCGGACCTACAAGCAGAGAGACCCCGGCATCTTCGCCTGGGAGATCCGGGACCGCCTGCTGGCGGACGGCGTGTGCGACAAGTACAACGTGCCCTCCGTGAGCTCCATCAGCCGCATTCTGCGCAACAAGATCGGCAACTTGGCCCAGCAGGGTCATTACGACTCATACAAGCAGCACCAGCCGACGCCGCAGCCAGCGCTGCCCTACAACCACATCTACTCGTACCCCAGCCCTATCACGGCGGCGGCCGCCAAGGTGCCCACGCCACCCGGGGTGCCTGCCATCCCCGGTTCTGTGGCCATGCCGCGCACCTGGCCCTCCTCGCACTCCGTCACCGACATCCTGGGCATCCGCTCCATCACCGACCAAG TGAGCGACAGCTCCCCCTACCACAGCCCCAAGGTGGAGGAGTGGAGCAGCCTGGGCCGCAACAACTTCCCCGCCGCCGCCCCGCACGCGGTGAACGGGTTGGAGAAGGGAGCCCTGGAGCAGGAAGCCAAGTACGGTCAG GCACCAAATGGTCTCCCAGCTGTGGGCAGTTTTGTGTCAGCATCCAGCATGGCTCCTTACCCTACCCCAGCCCAAGTGTCGCCTTACATGACCTACAGCGCTGCTCCTTCTGGTTATGTTGCTGGACATGGGTGGCAACATGCTGGCAGCACCTCGTTGTCTCCCCACAACTGTGACATTCCCGCATCGCTGGCGTTCAAGGGAATGCAGGCAGCCAGAGAAG GTGACTTTCTGGCAACGTCTTTGTCTCTGTTTGGTGGTGGGCTGCTCGGGCTCCTGGACCTAGACTTGCCCCCAAATTTTGTGTATGCAGTGAAGGCTTCAACATCTCATGAAGGACACTTTCTTTCTACAGCAGAGGACACGAAAAACAGATAA
- the PAX9 gene encoding paired box protein Pax-9 isoform X1 has translation MEPAFGEVNQLGGVFVNGRPLPNAIRLRIVELAQLGIRPCDISRQLRVSHGCVSKILARYNETGSILPGAIGGSKPRVTTPTVVKHIRTYKQRDPGIFAWEIRDRLLADGVCDKYNVPSVSSISRILRNKIGNLAQQGHYDSYKQHQPTPQPALPYNHIYSYPSPITAAAAKVPTPPGVPAIPGSVAMPRTWPSSHSVTDILGIRSITDQAVSDSSPYHSPKVEEWSSLGRNNFPAAAPHAVNGLEKGALEQEAKYGQAPNGLPAVGSFVSASSMAPYPTPAQVSPYMTYSAAPSGYVAGHGWQHAGSTSLSPHNCDIPASLAFKGMQAAREGDFLATSLSLFGGGLLGLLDLDLPPNFVYAVKASTSHEGHFLSTAEDTKNR, from the exons ATGG AGCCAGCCTTCGGGGAGGTGAACCAGCTGGGAGGAGTGTTCGTGAACGGGAGGCCGCTGCCCAACGCCATCCGGCTTCGCATCGTGGAACTGGCCCAACTGGGCATCCGACCGTGTGACATCAGCCGCCAGCTACGGGTCTCGCACGGCTGCGTCAGCAAGATCCTGGCGCGATACAACGAGACGGGCTCGATCTTGCCAGGAGCAATCGGGGGCAGCAAGCCCCGGGTCACTACCCCCACCGTGGTGAAACACATCCGGACCTACAAGCAGAGAGACCCCGGCATCTTCGCCTGGGAGATCCGGGACCGCCTGCTGGCGGACGGCGTGTGCGACAAGTACAACGTGCCCTCCGTGAGCTCCATCAGCCGCATTCTGCGCAACAAGATCGGCAACTTGGCCCAGCAGGGTCATTACGACTCATACAAGCAGCACCAGCCGACGCCGCAGCCAGCGCTGCCCTACAACCACATCTACTCGTACCCCAGCCCTATCACGGCGGCGGCCGCCAAGGTGCCCACGCCACCCGGGGTGCCTGCCATCCCCGGTTCTGTGGCCATGCCGCGCACCTGGCCCTCCTCGCACTCCGTCACCGACATCCTGGGCATCCGCTCCATCACCGACCAAG CAGTGAGCGACAGCTCCCCCTACCACAGCCCCAAGGTGGAGGAGTGGAGCAGCCTGGGCCGCAACAACTTCCCCGCCGCCGCCCCGCACGCGGTGAACGGGTTGGAGAAGGGAGCCCTGGAGCAGGAAGCCAAGTACGGTCAG GCACCAAATGGTCTCCCAGCTGTGGGCAGTTTTGTGTCAGCATCCAGCATGGCTCCTTACCCTACCCCAGCCCAAGTGTCGCCTTACATGACCTACAGCGCTGCTCCTTCTGGTTATGTTGCTGGACATGGGTGGCAACATGCTGGCAGCACCTCGTTGTCTCCCCACAACTGTGACATTCCCGCATCGCTGGCGTTCAAGGGAATGCAGGCAGCCAGAGAAG GTGACTTTCTGGCAACGTCTTTGTCTCTGTTTGGTGGTGGGCTGCTCGGGCTCCTGGACCTAGACTTGCCCCCAAATTTTGTGTATGCAGTGAAGGCTTCAACATCTCATGAAGGACACTTTCTTTCTACAGCAGAGGACACGAAAAACAGATAA